In Apium graveolens cultivar Ventura chromosome 10, ASM990537v1, whole genome shotgun sequence, the following are encoded in one genomic region:
- the LOC141693870 gene encoding CASP-like protein 5C3 → MAEEEYPGALGTSASLALRLGQALFSITSLLFMCFHVQFYSYTSFCFLVTIMGLVIPWSLTLAVVDAFSIFVKRPPRQVAIMSVVAVGDWVLSFLSLAAACSAASVTDILITSGHSNVNLCAGKICMRYQLSAAMAFLSWCLSLASSLCNLWVLPSL, encoded by the exons ATGGCAGAAGAAGAATATCCAGGGGCTCTGGGAACAAGTGCCAGCTTAGCTTTGAGACTTGGCCAAGCTCTGTTTTCCATCACTTCTCTTCTCTTCATGTGTTTTCACGTCCAATTCTACAGTTATACTTCTTTCTG TTTTCTGGTAACAATAATGGGTTTGGTGATTCCGTGGAGCTTAACATTAGCAGTGGTTGATGCATTCTCCATCTTTGTGAAGCGGCCACCTCGTCAAGTTGCAATAATGTCAGTCGTAGCAGTAGGAGATTGG GTCCTTTCATTTCTATCACTGGCTGCAGCGTGCTCAGCAGCTAGCGTGACAGATATCTTGATCACATCCGGGCATTCTAATGTAAACCTTTGCGCTGGAAAGATATGCATGAGATACCAACTCTCCGCTGCCATGGCCTTCTTGTCGTGGTGCCTTTCTCTAGCTTCCTCCCTCTGTAATCTTTGGGTCCTCCCCTCTTTATGA
- the LOC141693946 gene encoding oxygen-evolving enhancer protein 1, chloroplastic-like: protein MQLNTMAASLQAAATFMQPTKLGRPGLQLKPSSQCLSKAFGVDASASRLTCSLHSDLKQFADKCADAAKIAGFALATSALVVSGASAEGVPKRLTYDEIQSKTYMEVKGTGTANQCPTIEGGTESFAVKPGKYNAKKFCLEPTSFTVKAESVGKNAPPEFQKTKLMTRLTYTLDEIEGPFEVSSDGTIKFEEKDGIDYAAVTVQLPGGERVPFLFTIKQLVASGKPDGFSGEFLVPSYRGSSFLDPKGRGGSTGYDNAVALPAGGRGDEEELAKENTKNTASSTGKITFTVTGTKPDTGELIGVFESLQPSDTDLGAKVPKDVKIQGVWYAQLE, encoded by the exons ATGCAACTGAATACAATGGCAGCCTCACTACAAGCAGCTGCAACGTTTATGCAACCCACCAAACTGGGTCGACCTGGATTACAGCTCAAGCCTTCTTCTCAATGCCTTTCCAAAGCCTTTGGTGTAGATGCCTCTGCTTCCAGGCTCACCTGCTCTTTGCACTCTGATCTCAAACAATTTGCTGACAAGTGTGCTGATGCTGCCAAGATTGCTGGCTTTGCTTTGGCTACTTCTGCCCTTGTTGTATCA GGTGCAAGTGCTGAAGGTGTTCCCAAGAGACTAACTTATGATGAAATTCAAAGCAAGACATACATGGAAGTGAAGGGAACTGGAACTGCCAACCAATGCCCGACAATTGAAGGTGGAACTGAATCCTTTGCCGTGAAGCCTGGAAAGTACAATGCCAAGAAGTTCTGCTTAGAACCAACATCATTCACTGTTAAGGCTGAGAGTGTGGGCAAAAATGCCCCACCAGAGTTTCAAAAGACCAAGCTCATGACTCGGTTAACCTATACTCTAGACGAGATTGAGGGACCGTTTGAAGTATCATCAGATGGCACCATCAAATTTGAGGAGAAAGATGGCATTGATTATGCTGCTGTTACAGTTCAGCTTCCAGGAGGGGAGCGTGTGCCGTTCCTGTTTACTATCAAGCAACTTGTAGCATCTGGCAAACCGGATGGCTTTTCgggagagtttcttgtgccatcTTACAGAGGTTCCTCCTTCCTTGACCCAAAGGGCAGAGGTGGTTCCACAGGTTATGACAATGCAGTCGCATTGCCAGCTGGAGGGAGAGGAGACGAGGAGGAGTTGGCTAAGGAAAATACTAAGAACACAGCTTCTTCAACAGGGAAAATTACCTTCACTGTGACCGGTACAAAGCCTGATACCGGAGAGCTGATTGGAGTATTTGAAAGCCTTCAGCCATCTGATACTGATTTGGGAGCCAAGGTTCCAAAGGATGTGAAAATTCAAGGGGTCTGGTATGCACAACTTGAATGA